The Pantoea sp. At-9b genome includes a window with the following:
- the baeR gene encoding two-component system response regulator BaeR has product MSMEKHDPLILVVEDEPKLAQLMIDYLQASNYRTHHIGDGSEVLSYVQQTPPDLMLLDLMLPGRDGLTLCREIRRFSDLPIIMVTARTEEIDRLLGLEIGADDYICKPFSPREVVARVKTILRRVKRSPEEAQQASHLLIDESRFQASWREQQLELTPAEFRLLKTLALEPGKVFSREQLLNHLYDDYRVVTDRTIDSHIKNLRRKLESLDAEQPFIRAVYGMGYRWEADVCRIL; this is encoded by the coding sequence ATGAGCATGGAAAAGCACGATCCTTTAATCCTTGTTGTTGAAGACGAGCCGAAACTGGCGCAGCTGATGATTGATTATCTGCAAGCGTCCAACTATCGCACCCATCACATTGGCGACGGCAGCGAAGTGCTGAGCTATGTGCAGCAAACACCACCCGATTTGATGCTGTTGGATTTAATGCTGCCGGGTCGCGACGGCTTAACCTTGTGTCGTGAAATCCGCCGTTTCTCCGATCTGCCGATCATCATGGTGACCGCGCGCACCGAAGAGATTGATCGTCTGCTCGGTCTGGAGATTGGTGCTGACGACTACATCTGTAAGCCTTTTAGCCCACGTGAAGTGGTGGCGCGGGTGAAAACCATTCTGCGTCGCGTCAAGCGCTCGCCGGAGGAAGCACAGCAGGCCTCGCATTTACTGATTGATGAAAGCCGCTTCCAGGCCAGCTGGCGTGAGCAACAGCTGGAGCTGACACCCGCCGAGTTTCGTCTGCTGAAAACCCTGGCGCTGGAGCCGGGCAAAGTGTTTTCACGTGAGCAACTGCTCAACCATCTGTACGACGACTATCGCGTCGTCACGGATCGCACCATCGACAGCCATATCAAAAATTTGCGCCGTAAGCTGGAAAGCCTCGACGCCGAACAACCGTTTATCCGCGCGGTGTACGGTATGGGCTATCGCTGGGAGGCCGACGTCTGCCGCATCCTGTAG
- the yegS gene encoding lipid kinase YegS, translated as MQNPSLTLLILNGKGAGNEELRTAVNKLREEGFNLAIRVTWEKGDGDRYVQEAVSLQAETVVAGGGDGTINEIATALAALPAAQRPALGILPLGTANDFATSAGIPPEMEPALRLAVLGKATAIDLARVNDDRYFINMATGGFGTRITTETPEKLKSALGGVSYFIHGLMRVDALKPDRCEINGPGFDWQGDALVIGIGNGRQAGGGQKLCPDALINDGQLNLSIVTAQELLPTLLHSLTRDDENPNIVSATLQSLSIRSPHEMTFNLDGEPLSGSEFQIEILPGALSCRLPPQCPLLA; from the coding sequence ATGCAAAACCCATCGCTTACGTTATTGATCCTCAATGGTAAAGGTGCCGGAAACGAAGAATTACGCACCGCAGTAAATAAACTCCGTGAGGAAGGCTTTAATCTGGCAATCCGTGTCACCTGGGAGAAAGGTGACGGCGACCGTTATGTGCAGGAGGCCGTCAGTTTACAAGCGGAAACGGTGGTGGCCGGTGGTGGCGATGGCACCATCAATGAAATTGCCACCGCGTTGGCTGCGTTACCCGCAGCCCAGCGTCCGGCACTGGGCATTCTGCCGCTGGGTACCGCAAATGATTTTGCCACCAGCGCAGGTATTCCACCGGAGATGGAACCCGCACTGCGTCTGGCGGTGCTGGGCAAGGCGACAGCCATTGACCTCGCACGTGTTAACGACGATCGTTACTTTATCAATATGGCAACCGGGGGTTTTGGTACCCGAATCACCACCGAAACGCCGGAAAAATTGAAATCTGCGCTGGGTGGGGTGTCCTATTTCATTCATGGTCTGATGCGCGTTGATGCACTCAAACCGGACCGCTGTGAAATCAACGGGCCGGGTTTTGACTGGCAGGGTGATGCGCTGGTCATTGGCATTGGCAACGGACGTCAGGCCGGTGGCGGCCAGAAATTGTGCCCGGATGCGCTGATTAACGATGGACAGCTCAACCTGAGTATCGTGACCGCCCAGGAATTGCTGCCGACCTTGTTGCATTCGCTAACGCGCGATGATGAAAACCCCAATATCGTCTCGGCGACGTTGCAATCGCTGAGCATTCGCTCCCCGCATGAGATGACCTTTAACCTGGACGGCGAACCGCTGAGTGGCAGCGAGTTCCAGATTGAGATACTGCCAGGGGCGCTGAGCTGCCGTCTGCCACCGCAGTGCCCGCTGCTGGCATAA
- a CDS encoding GntR family transcriptional regulator: MSIAYTITTSEPVNQQIYRYLRRDIVTCAIHPGSLLSEKEVSARFNVSRQPVREAFIKLAEAGLVQVLPQRGTFVRKISAQRVADGRFIREAVEIAVVRRAAQEIAPVALMALEHNLQLQRLAAERHDSQAFLALDDEFHRLIAESINCLLAWETVENIKATMDRVRFLTLSEVSPPENLIQQHEEIYAALKAHDVEAAESAMRRHLQEMIMTITPIAERNSEWFEAP, translated from the coding sequence ATGTCAATTGCCTATACCATCACCACCAGCGAACCGGTGAACCAGCAGATTTATCGCTATCTGCGCCGGGACATCGTCACCTGTGCCATTCATCCTGGCTCGCTGCTGTCGGAAAAAGAGGTTTCTGCGCGCTTTAACGTCTCACGTCAGCCGGTGCGCGAAGCCTTTATTAAGCTGGCAGAAGCTGGCCTGGTGCAGGTATTGCCGCAGCGTGGCACCTTTGTACGCAAGATTTCCGCTCAACGCGTCGCCGATGGCCGTTTTATCCGCGAAGCGGTGGAAATCGCCGTGGTACGCAGAGCCGCGCAGGAGATTGCCCCCGTCGCCCTGATGGCGCTGGAACATAACCTCCAGTTGCAACGTTTAGCGGCCGAACGTCACGACAGCCAGGCTTTTCTCGCCCTCGACGATGAGTTCCACCGCCTGATTGCGGAAAGTATTAACTGTCTGCTGGCCTGGGAAACGGTGGAAAACATCAAGGCGACCATGGACCGCGTGCGCTTTCTGACGCTGAGCGAAGTTTCTCCGCCGGAGAACTTGATTCAACAGCATGAAGAGATTTATGCGGCACTGAAGGCGCATGACGTCGAGGCCGCAGAATCCGCCATGCGTCGCCATTTGCAGGAGATGATAATGACCATTACGCCGATTGCGGAACGCAATAGCGAGTGGTTTGAGGCACCTTAA
- a CDS encoding MFS transporter has product MLKNLRWTLVLLLFLVYMINYLDRIALSLTVPLVEKDLMINAEQFGMIFGSFFFGYALFNFIGGLATDKFGPTIVLGTAVGMWSLFCGMTALATGFWSMMILRVLFGMAEGPICASANKAINGWFPKKQAATAMGLLSAGSPLGGAVAGPIIGYLALSFGWRPAFVAICLIGLVWMAIWFFFAADNPAKSKRVSPEERALVEKLKAEQPGEEADLSGAAHGMGYYLRQPIILVTAFAFFCYNYILFFFLSWFPAYLVQAHGLDIKAMSITTMIPWIVGFVGLALGGWISDKIFNITGKLLLSRKIVLVVSLLAAAICVALAGTIKEVNSAVIMMSISIFFLYITGAIYWAIIQDVVHKSRVGSISGFIHLIGSLSGIIGPIVTGFIVQHTGKFDSAFILAGIVAGLGALLVLFVIRSPKTSNKPVSA; this is encoded by the coding sequence ATGTTGAAGAATCTGCGCTGGACCCTCGTACTGCTGTTATTTCTGGTTTATATGATCAACTACCTCGATCGTATTGCCCTGTCCCTGACCGTACCGCTGGTGGAAAAAGATCTGATGATCAATGCTGAACAATTCGGCATGATTTTCGGCAGTTTCTTCTTCGGCTATGCGCTGTTTAACTTTATCGGTGGTCTTGCGACCGATAAATTCGGCCCGACCATCGTACTCGGCACTGCGGTCGGCATGTGGTCGCTGTTCTGCGGGATGACGGCGCTGGCCACCGGCTTCTGGTCGATGATGATTCTGCGCGTGCTGTTCGGCATGGCAGAAGGCCCGATCTGCGCCTCGGCGAATAAAGCCATCAACGGCTGGTTCCCGAAAAAACAGGCCGCTACCGCGATGGGTCTGTTGAGTGCCGGTTCGCCACTGGGTGGTGCGGTCGCCGGGCCGATTATCGGTTATCTGGCGCTGTCATTCGGCTGGCGTCCCGCCTTTGTGGCAATTTGCCTGATTGGTCTGGTGTGGATGGCCATCTGGTTCTTCTTTGCTGCTGACAACCCGGCAAAAAGCAAACGCGTGTCGCCCGAAGAACGCGCGCTGGTCGAAAAATTGAAAGCGGAACAGCCCGGCGAAGAAGCCGACCTGTCCGGTGCCGCGCACGGTATGGGTTATTACCTGCGCCAGCCAATCATCCTGGTCACCGCCTTCGCCTTCTTCTGCTACAACTACATCCTGTTTTTCTTCCTGAGCTGGTTCCCGGCCTATCTGGTGCAGGCACATGGTCTGGATATTAAAGCCATGAGTATCACCACCATGATCCCGTGGATTGTCGGTTTCGTCGGCCTGGCATTGGGTGGCTGGATCTCCGATAAGATTTTCAATATTACCGGTAAGTTACTGTTGTCACGCAAAATTGTGCTGGTGGTCTCACTGCTGGCAGCGGCAATTTGTGTCGCGCTGGCCGGTACGATAAAAGAAGTGAATTCAGCGGTGATCATGATGTCGATCTCCATCTTCTTCCTCTACATCACCGGCGCAATTTATTGGGCGATTATTCAGGACGTGGTGCACAAAAGCCGTGTTGGCAGCATCAGTGGCTTTATTCATCTGATCGGCAGCCTGTCAGGCATTATCGGCCCTATCGTTACCGGTTTTATCGTCCAGCATACAGGCAAGTTTGATAGCGCCTTCATTCTGGCGGGTATCGTCGCCGGTCTGGGCGCATTGCTGGTGCTGTTTGTTATCCGCAGCCCGAAAACCAGCAACAAACCCGTCTCAGCCTAA
- the yegQ gene encoding tRNA 5-hydroxyuridine modification protein YegQ yields MFKPELLSPAGTLKNMRYAFAYGADAVYAGQPRYSLRVRNNEFTHENLAKGINEAHALGKKFYVVVNIAPHNAKLKTFIRDLTPVVAMQPDALIMSDPGLIMLVREAFPAMPIHLSVQANAVNWATVKFWQQMGLTRVILSRELSLDEIAEIRQQVPAMEIEIFVHGALCMAYSGRCLLSGYLNKRDPNQGTCTNACRWEYKVAEGQQDEVGNIVGFHQPVAVQDTTPTLGLGAPTDRVFLLEEKMKPGEVMSAFEDEHGTYIMNSKDLRAVAHVERLSQMGVHSLKIEGRTKSFYYCARTAQVYRRAIDDAAAGKPFDPSLLETLEGLAHRGYTEGFLRRHTHDSYQNYQQGYSVSERQQFVGEFTGERRGEWAQVAVKNKFLLGDQLEIMTPNGNLNCRLEAMQNDKGHAVDVAPGDGHRVWLPVPEHVDLNFALLLRNFTDGNSTRDPHANDRT; encoded by the coding sequence ATGTTTAAACCTGAACTGCTTTCTCCAGCGGGAACGCTGAAGAATATGCGCTATGCCTTTGCCTATGGTGCCGACGCGGTGTATGCCGGACAACCGCGCTACAGCTTGCGCGTGCGTAATAACGAATTCACCCATGAAAACCTCGCCAAGGGCATCAATGAAGCCCATGCGTTGGGGAAAAAATTCTATGTGGTGGTGAACATCGCGCCGCATAACGCCAAGCTAAAAACCTTTATCCGTGATCTGACGCCGGTCGTCGCCATGCAGCCGGATGCGTTGATCATGTCCGATCCTGGCTTGATTATGCTGGTGCGCGAGGCTTTCCCGGCCATGCCAATTCATCTCTCGGTGCAGGCCAACGCGGTTAACTGGGCGACCGTTAAGTTCTGGCAGCAAATGGGGTTAACGCGCGTGATTCTCTCACGCGAGCTGTCACTGGACGAGATCGCTGAAATCCGCCAACAGGTGCCGGCCATGGAGATCGAGATCTTCGTACATGGCGCGCTGTGCATGGCCTATTCTGGCCGTTGTCTGCTGTCCGGCTATCTGAACAAACGCGATCCTAATCAGGGCACCTGTACCAACGCCTGTCGGTGGGAGTACAAGGTGGCAGAAGGTCAGCAGGATGAGGTCGGCAATATCGTCGGCTTCCACCAACCGGTTGCCGTGCAGGACACCACGCCGACACTGGGGCTCGGCGCGCCGACAGACCGTGTTTTTTTGCTAGAAGAGAAGATGAAGCCGGGCGAGGTCATGAGCGCCTTCGAAGATGAACATGGCACCTATATCATGAACTCCAAAGACTTGCGCGCCGTGGCACATGTCGAACGTTTGAGTCAGATGGGCGTCCATTCGCTGAAGATCGAGGGGCGTACCAAATCATTTTATTACTGTGCGCGTACCGCCCAGGTGTATCGCCGGGCGATTGATGATGCCGCCGCCGGGAAACCTTTCGATCCTTCACTGCTGGAAACCCTGGAAGGCTTGGCGCATCGTGGCTACACCGAAGGTTTTCTGCGGCGTCATACCCATGACAGCTACCAGAATTACCAGCAGGGCTATTCGGTGTCAGAACGCCAGCAGTTTGTCGGTGAATTTACAGGTGAACGCCGTGGCGAATGGGCACAGGTGGCGGTGAAAAATAAATTCCTGCTGGGCGATCAACTGGAGATCATGACGCCCAACGGCAACCTGAATTGTCGTCTGGAAGCCATGCAGAATGATAAAGGCCACGCCGTCGATGTCGCACCGGGTGATGGTCATCGCGTCTGGCTGCCAGTGCCTGAGCATGTCGATCTCAATTTCGCCCTGCTGCTGCGTAATTTCACCGACGGTAACAGCACGCGCGATCCGCACGCCAACGACCGCACTTAA
- a CDS encoding mannitol dehydrogenase family protein produces the protein MLEIDRLPADVQRPNYDRSQLKTRMVHIGFGAFHRAHQALATDKLAAQGSDWGYCEVNLNSGALIQALRQQDLLYTLTEMADDSLHTRVIGVVTAALHGKGDGIDAVIEAMCQPDVAIVSMTVTEKGYCHLPASGNLNPDHPDIVHDLAHPQQPNSLPGLILAAIIRRRERQLPPFSVMSCDNMPENGHVTRNVIVQLAERHSADLAEWITRHITFPSTMVDRIVPAMTDEAFATLAARLGSQDPVAVEAEPFFQWVIEDNFVSGRPAWENAGAELVPDVLPFEEMKLRMLNGSHSFLAYLGYLAGYEHISDCMADVHYRSAARALMMQDQAPTLRTTGVDLAAYADSLIARYENRAIKHRTYQIATDGTQKLPQRMLDSVRWHLRNGSDCDFLLLGVAGWMRYVSGVDEHGQPIEIRDPLKEELARIVATSDEGAARVRALLGLKAVFGEDLLQHAGFVTRVTQLYQQLCAEGARATVHALTRQG, from the coding sequence ATGTTAGAGATTGACAGGCTTCCCGCCGACGTACAGCGGCCAAACTATGATCGCAGTCAGTTGAAAACCCGCATGGTACACATCGGGTTTGGCGCTTTTCATCGTGCCCATCAGGCACTGGCGACTGACAAGCTGGCAGCGCAGGGCAGCGACTGGGGTTATTGCGAGGTGAACCTCAACAGCGGCGCGTTAATTCAGGCGTTGCGCCAGCAAGATTTGCTCTACACCCTGACCGAAATGGCTGATGACAGCCTGCATACCCGGGTGATTGGCGTGGTGACCGCCGCGCTGCACGGCAAAGGTGACGGGATTGACGCCGTCATTGAGGCCATGTGTCAGCCAGACGTGGCGATTGTCTCCATGACCGTCACCGAAAAAGGCTACTGCCACCTGCCCGCCAGTGGCAATCTCAACCCGGATCATCCCGATATCGTCCACGATCTGGCGCATCCGCAGCAGCCGAACTCATTGCCGGGCCTGATTCTGGCGGCAATTATCCGTCGTCGCGAACGCCAGCTGCCGCCCTTTAGCGTGATGTCCTGCGATAACATGCCAGAGAATGGTCATGTGACACGCAACGTGATCGTACAGCTGGCAGAGCGGCACAGTGCTGATCTGGCGGAGTGGATCACGCGCCATATCACCTTCCCTTCCACCATGGTGGATCGTATCGTCCCGGCGATGACCGATGAGGCGTTTGCAACGCTGGCAGCCCGTCTGGGCAGCCAGGACCCGGTGGCGGTGGAAGCCGAACCCTTTTTCCAGTGGGTGATCGAGGATAACTTTGTCAGTGGCCGCCCGGCGTGGGAAAACGCCGGTGCTGAGCTGGTGCCCGATGTGCTGCCGTTCGAAGAGATGAAATTGCGCATGCTGAATGGCAGCCACTCCTTTCTGGCTTACCTCGGTTATCTGGCGGGCTATGAGCATATCAGCGATTGTATGGCCGATGTTCATTACCGCAGCGCTGCCCGCGCGTTGATGATGCAAGATCAGGCTCCGACGCTGCGCACCACTGGGGTTGATTTGGCTGCCTATGCCGATTCACTGATTGCCCGTTATGAAAACCGCGCCATCAAACATCGCACGTATCAGATTGCCACTGACGGCACGCAGAAGCTGCCGCAGCGCATGCTGGATAGCGTGCGCTGGCATCTGCGCAATGGCTCTGACTGTGACTTTTTACTGTTGGGGGTCGCAGGCTGGATGCGCTATGTCAGCGGTGTCGATGAACATGGTCAGCCAATTGAGATTCGTGACCCGCTGAAAGAGGAACTGGCGCGGATTGTCGCGACCAGTGATGAGGGTGCTGCGCGTGTCCGTGCCTTGCTGGGGCTGAAAGCGGTGTTCGGCGAAGATTTACTGCAACACGCGGGCTTCGTGACGCGTGTGACGCAGCTTTATCAGCAACTGTGTGCCGAGGGGGCGCGTGCCACGGTGCATGCCCTCACGCGACAGGGTTAA
- the mdtD gene encoding multidrug transporter subunit MdtD, with the protein MTTQNATVRWQLWIVAFGFFMQSLDTTIVNTAIPSMARDLSVSPLHMHSVIVSYVLTVAVTLPLSGWLADRFGVRNIFFTAIVLFSIGSIFCAFSSTLDQLVLARVIQGVGGAMMVPVGRLTVMKIVPREQYMSAMTFVTLPGQVGPLLGPALGGILVQYASWHWIFLINIPVGIVGAIATLAIMPNYTMQTRRFDFLGFGLLAVGMATLTLALDGQRSTAGSALLLGLLILIGVFSLLFYLMHGRNNDNALFSLKLFDNRIYSIGLLGSFTGRIGSGMLPFMTPIFLQVGLGFSPFHAGLMMIPMVLGNMGIKRVVVRIVNMFGYRNALVGGTCALALVVLLFPTVALLGWTWLLPVVLLLQGMVNAIRFSSMNTLTLKELPDELASSGNSLLSMIMQLSTSIGVTIAGLLLGAFGHGAIANSAAAHQTFIYAYLSMALVIILPALVFWRVPKDVSKNVDLRRKRSEG; encoded by the coding sequence ATGACCACTCAGAACGCGACCGTTCGCTGGCAATTGTGGATTGTCGCTTTTGGCTTTTTTATGCAGTCGCTGGATACCACCATCGTCAACACCGCCATTCCTTCCATGGCACGCGACCTGAGCGTCAGCCCACTGCATATGCATTCGGTGATTGTCTCCTACGTCCTGACCGTGGCCGTCACCCTGCCGTTGAGCGGTTGGCTGGCCGATCGTTTTGGTGTGCGGAATATCTTCTTTACCGCCATCGTGTTGTTCAGCATCGGTTCGATATTCTGTGCCTTCTCCAGCACGCTGGATCAGCTAGTATTGGCGCGCGTCATTCAAGGGGTGGGCGGCGCGATGATGGTGCCCGTCGGGCGCTTAACGGTGATGAAAATCGTCCCGCGCGAACAATATATGTCAGCGATGACCTTTGTGACGCTGCCCGGTCAGGTCGGCCCGCTGCTTGGTCCGGCGCTGGGCGGTATTCTGGTGCAGTACGCCAGTTGGCACTGGATCTTTCTGATCAATATTCCGGTCGGCATTGTGGGTGCCATCGCCACCCTCGCCATCATGCCCAACTACACCATGCAAACCCGGCGCTTCGATTTTCTCGGCTTCGGTTTACTCGCCGTGGGTATGGCAACCCTGACGCTGGCGCTCGATGGGCAGCGCAGCACCGCAGGCTCCGCACTGCTGCTCGGCCTGCTGATTCTGATTGGCGTCTTTTCCCTGCTGTTTTATTTGATGCATGGCCGTAACAACGACAACGCCTTATTTAGCCTGAAATTATTTGATAACCGTATCTACTCGATTGGCCTGCTCGGCAGTTTTACTGGCCGTATCGGTAGTGGCATGCTGCCGTTTATGACGCCGATTTTTTTGCAGGTGGGTCTCGGCTTCAGCCCGTTCCATGCTGGCCTGATGATGATCCCGATGGTGCTCGGCAATATGGGGATCAAACGTGTCGTGGTGCGCATCGTGAATATGTTCGGCTACCGCAATGCGCTGGTCGGCGGCACCTGCGCGCTGGCATTGGTGGTGCTGCTGTTCCCGACGGTCGCGCTGCTGGGCTGGACCTGGCTGCTGCCGGTGGTGTTGTTGCTACAGGGAATGGTTAACGCCATTCGCTTCTCCTCGATGAACACCCTGACGCTGAAAGAACTGCCGGATGAATTGGCCTCCAGCGGTAACAGTTTGCTCTCGATGATCATGCAGCTTTCCACCAGTATCGGGGTCACCATCGCCGGTCTGCTGCTCGGTGCGTTCGGTCATGGTGCCATCGCCAACAGCGCCGCAGCCCATCAAACCTTTATCTACGCTTACCTCAGCATGGCGCTGGTGATTATCCTGCCTGCACTGGTGTTCTGGCGTGTGCCGAAAGATGTAAGCAAAAACGTCGATCTGCGACGCAAAAGGAGTGAAGGATGA
- a CDS encoding Zn-dependent oxidoreductase: MKSVVIEQPGELVLAERPLPQPAAGEVRVKVQFASICGSDVHIWHGHNPFAKYPRVIGHEFFGLIDAVGEGVAAQRIGERVAVDPVVSCGHCYPCSIGRPNVCKELQVIGVHRDGGFSEFAVAPAKNAFRLPEAIPDKLASMVEPFTIAANITAFLKPQPQDVALIYGAGPMGLTAIQVLKGVYGVEQVLVVDRLPERLLLAQQNGADRVFNNSEIPLAAQLEGVQPTLIIDAACHPSILAEAAALASPAARIGLLGFSGEPCSITQQSLTSKELSLFTSRLNSNRFPQVIEWMEKGQIQPEKLVTHYFPLADIERAMTLFEKDPRTCCKVILHMG; the protein is encoded by the coding sequence ATGAAAAGTGTCGTGATTGAACAACCGGGTGAACTGGTACTGGCAGAACGTCCCTTACCCCAACCCGCGGCCGGTGAAGTACGGGTGAAAGTTCAGTTTGCCAGTATCTGTGGTTCTGATGTGCATATCTGGCACGGCCACAACCCTTTCGCCAAATATCCCCGGGTTATTGGCCATGAATTCTTTGGCCTGATTGATGCCGTCGGCGAGGGCGTGGCGGCGCAGCGGATTGGTGAGCGCGTAGCGGTCGATCCGGTGGTCAGTTGCGGTCACTGTTATCCTTGCTCAATTGGCCGCCCCAACGTTTGCAAAGAACTTCAGGTGATTGGCGTCCATCGCGATGGTGGTTTCAGCGAGTTCGCGGTCGCGCCAGCTAAAAACGCCTTCCGTCTGCCGGAAGCGATTCCCGATAAACTCGCCAGCATGGTGGAACCCTTCACCATTGCCGCCAACATCACCGCATTCCTTAAACCACAGCCGCAGGATGTGGCGCTGATTTACGGTGCGGGTCCGATGGGCCTGACCGCGATTCAGGTGCTGAAAGGCGTCTATGGCGTTGAACAGGTGTTGGTGGTGGATCGCCTGCCGGAACGTTTGCTGTTGGCACAACAAAACGGAGCCGATCGGGTTTTCAACAACAGCGAAATCCCGCTGGCGGCGCAGTTAGAAGGCGTACAGCCGACCCTGATCATCGATGCCGCCTGCCATCCCAGCATTCTGGCGGAAGCCGCCGCCCTCGCCTCTCCGGCTGCGCGCATCGGCTTACTCGGTTTCTCCGGCGAACCCTGCAGCATTACGCAGCAAAGCCTGACCAGTAAAGAGCTGTCGCTGTTCACCTCACGTCTGAACAGCAACCGTTTCCCGCAGGTGATTGAGTGGATGGAGAAAGGCCAGATCCAGCCAGAGAAGCTGGTCACGCACTATTTCCCGCTGGCAGATATTGAACGTGCCATGACCTTGTTCGAAAAAGACCCACGCACCTGCTGCAAAGTGATTCTGCACATGGGTTGA
- the baeS gene encoding two-component system sensor histidine kinase BaeS, whose product MKRALKLGIGPKLFMAIFSTCMLVIIIMHWGVRLSFEHGFVDYIRKGNEQRLTLLSDALADQYEQHGNWDFLRNNDRLIFAILRSLEQNPGSENQLPPHGWRTQFWIIDQQYKVLSGPRSPVPPEGTRRNITTSNGKVVGWVIGSPAERLTRSTDINFDQQQRRTSWIIVAFTALMAALATWLMARGLLAPVKRLVDGTHHLAAGDFATRVEVGSSDELGQLARDFNQLASSLEKNESNRRAFMADISHELRTPLAILRGELEAMQDGVRKLTPEAITSLQSEVVVLTKLVDDLHQLSLSDAGALAYRKQAVDLVHLLEVVAGSFGERYRSRQLALQLVLPAEAPGFGDPDRLMQLFTNLLENSLRYTDAGGQVRLTMKNLGDSWQLCFADSAPGVDPAHQARLFERFFRAESSRNRASGGSGLGLAICKNIAEAHGGSISADLSDLGGLQITLNLPYVPH is encoded by the coding sequence ATGAAGCGAGCGCTGAAACTCGGCATTGGTCCCAAACTGTTTATGGCTATTTTCTCCACCTGCATGCTGGTGATTATCATCATGCACTGGGGCGTGCGGCTGAGTTTTGAACATGGCTTCGTCGATTACATCCGCAAAGGGAACGAGCAGCGGCTGACTCTGCTGAGCGATGCGCTGGCCGATCAATACGAACAGCACGGCAACTGGGATTTCCTGCGCAACAATGACCGCCTGATTTTCGCCATCCTGCGTTCGCTGGAGCAAAACCCCGGCAGTGAAAATCAACTGCCGCCACATGGCTGGCGCACCCAGTTCTGGATTATTGACCAACAATACAAGGTGCTGTCAGGCCCACGTTCCCCGGTCCCGCCCGAAGGCACGCGGCGCAATATCACCACCAGCAATGGCAAAGTGGTCGGTTGGGTGATTGGCTCACCGGCCGAGCGCTTAACCCGCAGCACAGACATCAATTTTGACCAGCAGCAGCGCCGTACCAGTTGGATTATTGTGGCGTTTACCGCACTGATGGCCGCGCTGGCGACCTGGCTGATGGCGCGAGGTTTACTGGCCCCGGTGAAACGCCTGGTGGATGGCACTCATCATCTGGCGGCGGGCGATTTCGCCACCCGGGTTGAAGTGGGCAGCAGTGACGAACTCGGCCAACTGGCACGCGACTTTAACCAGCTCGCCAGTTCGCTGGAAAAAAACGAGAGCAATCGCCGCGCCTTTATGGCGGATATCTCCCATGAATTGCGCACGCCGCTGGCGATCCTGCGTGGCGAACTGGAGGCCATGCAGGATGGCGTTCGCAAGCTGACACCGGAAGCCATCACCTCGCTGCAAAGCGAAGTGGTGGTGCTGACCAAACTGGTGGACGATCTGCACCAGTTGTCGCTATCCGATGCCGGTGCCCTTGCCTACCGCAAACAGGCGGTGGATTTGGTTCATCTGCTCGAAGTGGTGGCGGGTAGCTTCGGTGAACGCTATCGCAGTCGCCAGTTAGCCCTGCAACTGGTATTGCCTGCTGAGGCGCCAGGTTTTGGCGATCCAGATCGGCTGATGCAGTTGTTCACCAACCTGCTGGAAAACAGCCTGCGTTATACCGATGCCGGTGGTCAGGTGCGTCTGACGATGAAAAACCTCGGCGACAGCTGGCAGCTCTGCTTTGCCGACAGCGCGCCCGGCGTCGATCCTGCCCATCAGGCCCGGCTGTTTGAGCGCTTCTTTCGCGCTGAAAGTTCGCGCAATCGCGCCAGCGGCGGTTCGGGCCTTGGCCTGGCGATCTGCAAAAATATTGCGGAAGCGCATGGCGGCAGCATTAGTGCAGATCTCTCTGATTTAGGTGGCCTGCAAATCACGCTAAACTTGCCTTATGTTCCCCATTAA